The following DNA comes from Musa acuminata AAA Group cultivar baxijiao chromosome BXJ1-4, Cavendish_Baxijiao_AAA, whole genome shotgun sequence.
GGGATGCCTCGGAGCTAGGGCTTGCTGGCGGAAGGAGTTATAGTTATCGTGATCTTTAGGCGCAGATGAGAGCCCACGGATCTGCGTGGGATTTCTGGTCCGGTCGCTGAAGGGGCGAGATTTCGTCTTCGGATGGAGGGTGGTGGAAGCTTAGCCGCTCTTTATTTGGTGCGTTCTCTTATTTTCTCTTCGTTGGCATCCGCTGCTTTCTCGGCGCTCCGTTACTGCTTTGGTTCGCTTTTGATGTGCTGGGGTTTGGTGTGAAAGGAGGTTTTGGTTGTGGTTTTCATTCGTTGGGGTTGGCATGTTTGAGAATTAGGTCATTGATGTGCTTTATGTAGCGGGAACTTTTATCTTGTTCACTTTTTTGTTCTTTCTCGAAAGTTGGTGCCTTTATCGCTAAATTTAGATGTTAGCCTTGTTTCTTGAGCTTTCTTCGGTGCTGTCATCAGTGTGGTTTACGATTTTGCGAATTTATTTGCAAAAGTTGGCTGTTTGCGCAGTTGATGGTTAAAGAGaccactcttttttttttgttgcatatAATTGTTCTTCATGTAAATAGATTTGGTTATTTAGAGAACATTTATATGTTGAACGTTAGGAGTCGTTGTGAACATGGAAATTTTTTGATTATGAGCTTGGTGGAGGATAATGCTTAACCATATTATTATTAATACTTTCTGTTTTTGCTTCAGTAAGTTGGTATTTTAGTGAATAGCTTTGTTCCTTTCCCTATCTGCACTTGTTTTCATGTTGGTGTTGTTAAGAGATTTAATAGGGTTTATGCAATTTAGATGATTGGTATTGTAATGCTTGTTCGGTTAGAGTAATGTTTACCATGATGAATTCTCATGTTGCGAGAATTTATACCCTTATGTGACCTGAAACCTATTCATATGGAATGCTTGATCGTTTAGAGTCAAGATACTGCTTGCTAGTAATCTTCCCATGATGAACTCTCATGCTGCGAGAATTCATACCCTTTTGTCACCTGAAACGTATTTGTATGTATTGATCATGACAACATTCCTTTGTTGCAGCTATTTGCCTGGTTATAGTAAATTACAGTCACAGCGAGGGGGTTACTAAATTAGTGACATCATACTAATTTGTGCCAATGAGAACATATAATAACATTATCTGGCTGGTTTTGATCTGGGCATCAGCTATGACTTGTTGGCCTCTTATTggtcttcttttttcttccatGGCTTTGAGATGGTTTCAAGTTAGTTATGCGTATGCAAATGCTGCATTGGCCTCAGGCTTGTGCCATTTGAGGCCACATGATGATCCCATTGGCAGTTTAAGAATGAGCAGGAACTTTTCagattttttccttctttcctttctatttcttcttgttgttgttatCATTGTTATTGTTATTTTTGTTATTCTTGTTAAGTCATAAACAGCAGATTATGGAATTTTAAGAATCTGGTAGATCATGAAATGCTGTTTTCCTCTTATTGTGGTTACTGCTTATTTAGAAATTTTTTCCTTAAAAATGTACAAATGCCCAAATCATGTTTTTTTATGGTCACAAGCTCTTGGTTAATATCTAGTTAGTACCTAATATGGGGCAAGATCCTTTCTCTGAAGAATGCATCTCACACTTTATGTGAAAAAAAAGTACATCTTACATGAAGCTGATTCTTGCAGCCATCATACTGCAGGTGCAGCAAATGCTGCTTTCAGACATTGTATTGATCTGTCGCCTCTGTACGCTGTACAATTATATTTTAACTGTAGCTACAATTATATTCTTAACTGTAGCTCACCTGATGTGTATCTGTTGTTGTTATGAGGATATGGTGGAAAATGAACTTTCCGGGGTTTTGTTGCTGCAATGAGTCAGATAAGGTGATCTGGGCTGAAGGAAGATGCTGGAGAGTCATTTAATTGTGTACTATGTTAAATTAATTATGTTGTGTTGGATCCTAAATTAGGACCGTGAGGATGGTTAGATATTTACAATGGTAGCAAAGgatatattttatgaaattaagcCTCAGAACATCATGTTCACTTTGTGCATTGTGCTATGGCTCTATGGCTCTTGCATCACAGATTATTTGCTGAAATCAATTTGAAGGATTCATGACCCTTTTAATATGTTTTAAGGTTTGTCTTTGTATATTGCCGAGAGATACTAGATGCGTTTGAGATAACATGGTTGGTTCTGGATCAACATGCTGATGGAACATGCTATATTTATATCAGCACTCAGTTTGGGCTTTTGTTTTTGTTACTTGGCTTCTCTTACGTTCTGATATTttaccttttttatttttctaagtcTGTCTGTTTACTCTTTCAACTTTCTGTTGGAATAAAAATGAAGCAATTGATAGTATCTCAAGTTTTGCATTCAGTTGTTTCTACTTCAAAAATGTActattcttctcttatttttctcattCACTGTGTTATTACATTTGTTACTTCAGAATTTATCCTATCTTGTGAAGATACCATTGGATTTTTATAATGTAGATATCCTATAACATTGCAGGGCTATATCCATGGATTGTGATGATCATGATTTTCAGAATGAGAATTTTCAACTAATTGGAGAGGACAATGATGGGTTTCCTCGAAGCTTACAATCATATGCACCAAAATTCGATATAGACGATCACTTCCAGACTCACCTAAGATTTGACAGTTTAGCAGAAACAGGGCTTTTACTTGGCATTCAAGGTGAAGAAAACAATTGGATTGAGGAGTTTTCACCCAGAAACAGTGCCATCGAATTTGGTTCAAGTGCCTCTCATACTTGCTCCCTTTCCGGGCATGACATTAATTGGTCCAATGCTCCATCATCTGAATCTGTGCAAATGTTAGTGAAATCAGTTGAAAAGGATGAGAAGGTAAGCCCACAAATTATGAATACAGAGGCAGAGATACATGCAATCGAAGATTCTGCTATATGTGCAACAAATGCTATTACACACACTGATACAGGTCTTTTGACTGATAAATTACATAACAGTATTTTGGTGTCAAATGAAAATGTGGAGCATCATGAAGTTGCTTCTCAAACTCCCACTGATGAAAAATCAGAAGCTGGTTTGGCTGTAAGTCCATCAGATCAAAGATTCCACTCTGTTGCAGAAGTGGTTGCCTCACAATGTAGTGCTAAAGAAGGATTAATTTCATCATCTGGTGAtgtatctaaagcatatttagtttctagTGAGCTTCTTGAGGTGGTTCGGAGCATGGAACCATTGGATAATACATCCACAATGAGTAGTTCACTCGATGATCGTGCTTCTGCTGTAAACAAAGATACCGAAGTTAGTTCAAATTTTGTTTCTCACAATATTCAAAATGACATTTCAGGCTTATCCACTGCTAATGCTGGTATGATCACTGAACAGCTTGATAACCCATTATTTTCTGAGCAAAAAATGGAAGAGTGCTATGTAGTTGACATAAGCAAGAGATCAGAAACTCTGCAATCTGAAAATAAGCAGAATGAAACAAGTTACAATCTGTATGGTGATTGCAAAGTGAATGATCAGCATTTTCAAGACCAGGTTAAGAATCATGTTTGTGATGTTAAGGATTCTTCTGAATTGGTTTCATCTGCAGAATCTCTAATGTTGTCAAATGACATATCTAATAGCACTGTGTTAATGCAGAACTCTGGTGGACTGCTGGAAGCTTTTGCTTGCCAGGTACAGGTTTCAAACAAAGACTCAATGGCAGGGGACAAAAGTTTAACTTGCACAACGGAGGTACCTTCTTTAGCAATGGAAAAAGATGGTATTGTTGGGAGAAACTCTGTTGGAGTTGACACTGAAAATACTCGTGAGCTAAGTGATATAGCTGAAGGACCGATAGATTTTAGACATGATGTACATGAATATATTTCTGAAGAAGGTGGTGTCAACCCACATGCTCCAGCGACCAAAGACAGTATTGCTCTTGAAGAAGAAAGAGACCTTGCCACGTCTAAGGCGGTTATTAATGATAACAACTGTAATGAATTGAGAAGATCAGACATGGCAGTTGAGGTAACTGCCATGAAAGCTGAAATAGGGACAGCTGGAGTTGATAGTGATAAGGACTGTAAAATTGATGCATTAATTTCGAAGAAATCTGACTCCATTCCAATAGAAAAGAGTGCAGAAGGTGAATGCTTAAAATCTATTGTTGAAAAATCCATTACAACAGAAGAAAGTTCTGAAGATGAATGCTTGAAATCCATTTCTGAAAATCCCACTGGTAAGTTGGATGGTAAGTTGGATGCTCCAGGACATGCTATACTCAATGAACCTTGTGCTGCGTTAGTGGATGACACAGAAAATAAGCTCTCATCTCCTGTTCATGATAAGTTGGATACAAGTTCTTTGGTTGCTGAACATAATGAGGATAATACAATTCATTCTGAGGAAAAGGAAAGCACTGCACAATTGATTGATTCAAGTGGCACAACTCTTAAGGACTGCTCCACTGTTACTGAGGATACAGAAATTTCCTCATTTGAAACTCAAAATAATGGTATGGTGATGGAATCAGACAAAAATTCAATCATGGACCAAGCAGGTTATGCATGGATTTTTCATATATATCTTTATTATGTTTTTTGCTTGTAGTCTAATATATATGTCACAGTTTCTATGATAGTGGTACTGACGTGCCTGTGCGTTATTGCAGTTGCTGATCTGCACTCAGGATGTCTCACATTGCCTTCTTCTGACAATTCAATGATTCTCCAGCGGTTGCATTCTGAAGTTGAATTAGTTGTAGAACTGAAGGAAGTGACACCATTATCTATACCTGCATCTCAGTGCGATGAGAAGAATGTAAACACCTCTTCCTTATCAGTTACAAAGAGCAGCATGGACAATCAGATTTCAAAACAACAATTTGTGGTGCCTGATTCAGAAGCCAATGTCCCTTCAATGAAGAATTTTTCAGATAACTTGGGTAATTTGGCTGCTAATGTGCTTGATATTTTCTAATTTTTAGATTGTACAAGTCCATACTTAACTCTAAACAGAATTTAACTTTCAATTGAAACATTTACCATAACATTGAGTAAAGATTCGAGTGGTAGTTCGATCGGTTTTAGTAATCTATTAGTCCAGTACAATTACTAATATACTGTGTGATGTTTTGACCCATTCCCCTGGTACCATtgagtaaaataataaaaaaataaaaatgaaataagaaaAATGTGATATATTGACCCATTCCCCTGGTACCattgaagaaaataataaaaaataaaagtgaaATGAGAGAAAAGTGTCGATTTTTAGCTATACATTTTGATATTCAGTACTTGGTTAGGCTGGTAAATATTTGTCAGTATGTCTTGGTCTATTTTGAACTTTGATCTTCAGAATATCCTTAGTGTTACCCACAAAACTTTGTCACTTATGATTTGATAAAACATTTAGGTTATATAAAGCATATGTTGCTTAAATGGGTTAAAATTCTTGGCCAAGGGACAATAACCTGAATGAAGTGAACAACTGTACAAAATTAAAGTTATTTTGCTTTTAAAAATGTAAATTTCTACCCAATCATCGTCACCTTGTTTGGCATGACTATTTAGGAAAGTTATGGAAACTGTGGTTAGGTGCAACCTTAAGTTTTACTTTACCAAATTCAGTCCGATGACAAGGAATAATGGATTGCTGGAAGCTCATGCTTCTAGTTGTCATTACCAGAGGTGATAAACAATGCCAATGTATCAGGTCAGGAAAAAACTGCCAAGTTTTTGCCGGTCTTGACAGTTCGTGATTCTTACACAATAAAAATCTAACCCACCATGCTTAATCTTTTTGGAAATTTAGCTTCTACTGGCTATCAAATGCCAGAAACTGCTTTACATCATCGTTTCTGTACATGCGTGCtgatttttttgtcttttgtATGGACCTTCATTCCCAAGGTTCTGTTGTACATAGAAGGAAACCATCAAATTTATTAGGATCATTCACATTAAATTGGGAGAGGACCTTTTCATTACTCTGGCAATTCCATGTGATGAAGCAAATCTTCTTTTCCCATTTAGTTATTAGGTGTCTGGTGAACATATGTCATGATTTGTTGCAAAGAATATTCAACTGCTGCTTTTCCTGGCAAACAGGTAGAGATTACGAAATTTACTGTTTCCTTTTGAACAGAAACTGCCAACAGTGATGAGGTATGGGTAGGTTCATCAGATGGTGTATCTTCTCTTGCTACATGCCTAAGCAAAGAAGGGAAAGATACTGATTTAGTTCGAACTAACAATTGTGACAAACCAAAACATACTGAAACTGAAAGTGAGTCATCTTCCCTTGATGATTCTATAAGTCATTATTCCCTTCTTGTTTTAGCTTACTTCATACTTTTAATGTCCATTTACTATTCTGTCGAAACTATGATAGAAGTACAGTGGGgcataacaaaaaacaaaattcttATATTGGTTGGGACACGAGGGTTAGAATATTTTGTTATTTCTGTCGACTTTTCAGATAATCTCCATATTTACACATGCACATGAATATTCCTTTAGAAACTGTTCATGTGTGTGCAAACATGGAGTGCTAACCAGTGGtttaaataggcgctcgggcgaggcgaggcgagaatCGAGCACCTCAAGGGTGGACCAGGCGGTGCACTTCAGTGAGGCACCACCTGGGCGCTTGCTTGAACCCAGCCGCCAGGCGGCTCAAGCGAGTTCTCGGTTCAAATGAAGCAACCGAACAATACTTTTAAGTTTGGTTCGGTTCAATATTAGCTAGTTGGTCTATTGAACCAACTAGTCACTTTCTTACCCGTAAAGCCATCCCTCGCACACCCGCACGACCCCGAGCCATCAACCCTAGCGCAGCTTTTGCCTTTGCCGACGACGCTTTTTGCCGCTACCTCCACTGCAGACGCAGCGGATTGAGGCTTCCTCTGTCATTGATGGACAGGTCCGACTGCCTAGCCTTCGTTCGTAACTTCTTTTCGTTGTCGTTGGTTCCGTGTGCAGCTCCTTCCaccatcgagggagaggaccgtagCTTCCTCTACCACTGACGGACAACTTTGAAGCTTCCTTCGCCCACTATGTCATCGTTCACAGTTGTCATCGCTGTCGTTGCTGTCGTCAGTGGCTTTcgctgctgccactgtcgtccGAAAGTTCCATTGTCAGTGACTTTTTCTCCCCCGTTAACTACTGTTAACAATAGTTTAATactttaatgtcatatttttatttatataatcatatttatcaattatattatatatttttatattttaatatttcagagcgcCTTGCTTTGCTTGGGCGAGCACCTAACGCTTCGAGCATTTAGGGACCTTggtgcctaacgctttttaaataacTAGTgctttctaaaattttatttgcATGAAGCCATATGTAGCACATGTTAATTCTGAATACTTAACACTAATTAAATAAAATGGTCTACATTTGGTCATCGACATGTCATTTGTTAAAATGATTTCTTTACTCGCTACATTCTGTTTCATCTTAACATCCATTAGTGAAGATTGTATTTGGTTTGTGACTTCGTGTTGGGCTAGCTGAGGCATATTTAACATAGTATTGCCTACAATAGGTCATTGGCACGTCATCTGTTAAAATAATGCTTTTCAGTAGGTTCTGTTTCATCTCATCATCCGTTAGTGAAGATTGTACATGGTTTGTGTTAGGTTAGTGAGGGCATATTTAAAATAGTAATTCAACTGTTAGATGTCATCATGCTGTAGCCTTTAAGATCATTGATGTCCTTGTTATATGCATGTTGATATCGTATCTTCTAGTTTGCATGATACAATATGAAAGCCAGTTCATATGAAGGTAACCAACTTATGTCATTGCAGTTGCTGCATTAAATAGCGAGAGAAACAACTATCCTCAATCTACTTTGCCTGAAAGTAATCTTGAGTCCTCCTTATTGGATCCTGATGGTGGTAATCTAAGTTCATCTGAACCAAATTGTGGTTCACCAACTGTTATTAGTTGCAACCAATCTATTATGGAGAAAATGGAACATAGAGAAAGCAATAGTTCGTTGCAAGATCATGCAGGTTCTGCTTCAACAAAAAGTTCTGATATTTTAAAATTCACTGTTCAAGATTCTAAAGTGAGCATAACATCAGAAGAAGATGGCAACTTCACATTTGTAGTTCAGCCAGATGCAGATTTTTCCCAAAAAGACAGTAACAAGGATTTGGCACTTTTCTCCAATACACAGTCCTTTGAACAGCCGCAGGTAACTACAATTACCATTctcaatattatatattatattttagtttTATAATTTTCTTAAAGACAGGTAAGGCCTTCTACTAAATCTAAATGTATCATATGTTACTTAGATTTCTACGGAGACTTCACAGGGGTATCTGAGTGAAGCTGTAAATGAGAGTACTAGCACCATCAGCAAGACAATTGTGGAAGACAAAAGTGGTAAAGTTTCTGCTCAGGCAACTAAAAAGGTAGGCATTTCAAAAGGAGATGCTAAAGAGAAGTCACATGATTTTCGTGGTAAAGGTAGGAAAAGAAACCCATGTAGTACCTCGCCTGTCCCTGAGAGAGCCACAAGAAGCAAAAGCCAGAGGGAGGGTATGCAGCAATGTCTCTCTGTTGAGACTAAGACTGCAAATCCATCCTGTTTTCCAAGTGTTCAAACATCTAATCTGCCTGATTTGAATACATCAGCTCCTTCTGCCCAGTTTCACCAGCCTTTCACAGATTTACAGCAAGTACAATTGCGTGCTCAGATTTTTGTGTATGGATCACTGATGTGAGTTGCAGCTGCCTTTTCTTTGATTTTTAACTATTATGTAATCCAGTAAAATATGAATTGATCTACTTTGTGCAGCCAAGGTGTCTTGCCAGATGAGGCTTGTATGGTACCAGCCTTTGGAGGAAGTGGTTAGTATACATAATTGTTAAATTGTTGTCATGCATTCTTATCTGATGTAAACTGTATTGGCTGCTTTCATGAAGATGGAGGAAGGAGCTTATGGGAGCGAGCGTGGCGTGCATCTTCAGAAAGATTCTATAACCTGAAGTCATCATCCATTAGTTCTGGCACACATTTGCATCATCATTCAGGTGAATGGATTTTAATTGAGCATTCCATTCATTAACATTAGGAAGTTATTCAGGGTAATTGATACTTGGTGTATAAATACAGAACAAGGGATCAGCTGCAGCCCTCTTCCTGGCAAGGTTCTTGATTCCCCTGCTGGCTGGAAGGACAGCAAGGTCCCAAGTTCAGCAATACAAAATTCCACTGTGTCTTTGCAGTCAGCTTTCCAGAGTTCATCTAATGATGGTTTACACTCCAATATCACAAGAGGCATCCACTTGGAATCCAGTCAATCTCTATCTCCAATGCATCCATACCAGACTTCTCAGATCAAGCAATACATGACCAATTCTACACCTTGGTTATCTCAGAGCCCTCACCCTGCTTCGTGGTCTTTTTCATCGCAAAGTTTACCTGTTGATTCCACTTCACAATATTCTGGAATGCTTGTTTCTGAAGCAACTCCAGTAACCCTTGTTAGAGACTCTTCTATACCTTGTGCCTCAAACATGCAGCTCGCTTCTGCTGGTACCTTGCTGCCTAATCAGGATGCTGCCCATGTGTCTGCTGCATTAGTTGTGCCATTCGAGACACAAAATAGGGAAGCAACTCCTGTAAATGCTAAGAACACATTTGTCAGTGAGAAATCCAGAAAGAGGAAGAAGGTTTCTGCACCCGAGGAGCTTGTGCCAAAATTTTCAGTTTCTCAACTTCAAGCAGAATCTGCTTCTGCAGCTTTTACTACTAATAATCTGCCTAATTCTGTGGGTCTTTCTTTGTCTTCTAATTCTCTAAGCACTGTTACATCTACTGGTCTAGTTTCAGCTACAACTCACCCCATAACTATGCCTTATTACCAAATATTAGGCAGTGGTCACACTCAGCAGAGGGTCACCTTCTCGAAAGAGACCTGCACTCAAATTGAGCACTCAAAGCTTCAAGCTGAGAATGCTTCTGCTTATGCTGCGGCTGCTGTCAGGCATGGTCAAGTTATTTGGGAGCAGATGGTTGCCCAAAGAAAATTAGGCTTGGCATCAGAAGTTGATCAGAAACTTGCCtctgcagctgcagcagctgctgcagcagctTCTGTTGCAAAGGCAGCTGCAGAAGTTGCCAAGGTTGCATCCGATGCTGCATTACAGGCTAAATTGATGGCCGATGATGCTCTAAATTCTTCTAATACAGGAATTACTATTAAAAATTCTGAAATCAGCTTTGATGTTGGAAAGAACTTGTTGACatcaactcctgtttcaagctccAAGGGCAAGGACAAGATCCGTGGTCCTTGTTCAATAATTTCTGAGGCACGTGAGACCACCAGAAAGAGGGTTGAAGCAGCTTCTGCTGCCATCAAGCGAGCAGAGAACTTGGATGCCATACTGAAAGCTGCAGAAATGGCTGCAGAGGCTGTATCACAAGCTGGAACCATCATTGCCATGGGGGATCCCTTACCATTCTCAATAAGTGAATTAGTAGAAGCAGGCCCTGAAGGTCATTGGAACATTCGTTGTGCAGCTATAAAAAAGGGGATTGAAACAAATGGTGTGCATGCTGGGGAGAATCTGGCTTTAGATTCGACTGTTGATCGTGAGGTAAATACAAGAAATTCAATCAAGCAACCATTGACCTGTAATGAGGGACAAAAAGTTTCTATTGTGGAAGAAATGCCTCCCAACAATAAGAAGTCCTTGTTATTGGAAGAAAATTCTGAAGGTAAGTGCAGCTTGCAATTGTTTAACAAGTGCTGATGTATTTGGATGCAGTCTGTGTATTTATCTAATTTCATCAATATAGTGGGTTATCTTACCCTG
Coding sequences within:
- the LOC135652480 gene encoding uncharacterized protein LOC135652480 isoform X2, with translation MDCDDHDFQNENFQLIGEDNDGFPRSLQSYAPKFDIDDHFQTHLRFDSLAETGLLLGIQGEENNWIEEFSPRNSAIEFGSSASHTCSLSGHDINWSNAPSSESVQMLVKSVEKDEKVSPQIMNTEAEIHAIEDSAICATNAITHTDTGLLTDKLHNSILVSNENVEHHEVASQTPTDEKSEAGLAVSPSDQRFHSVAEVVASQCSAKEGLISSSGDVSKAYLVSSELLEVVRSMEPLDNTSTMSSSLDDRASAVNKDTEVSSNFVSHNIQNDISGLSTANAGMITEQLDNPLFSEQKMEECYVVDISKRSETLQSENKQNETSYNLYGDCKVNDQHFQDQVKNHVCDVKDSSELVSSAESLMLSNDISNSTVLMQNSGGLLEAFACQVQVSNKDSMAGDKSLTCTTEVPSLAMEKDGIVGRNSVGVDTENTRELSDIAEGPIDFRHDVHEYISEEGGVNPHAPATKDSIALEEERDLATSKAVINDNNCNELRRSDMAVEVTAMKAEIGTAGVDSDKDCKIDALISKKSDSIPIEKSAEGECLKSIVEKSITTEESSEDECLKSISENPTGKLDGKLDAPGHAILNEPCAALVDDTENKLSSPVHDKLDTSSLVAEHNEDNTIHSEEKESTAQLIDSSGTTLKDCSTVTEDTEISSFETQNNGMVMESDKNSIMDQAVADLHSGCLTLPSSDNSMILQRLHSEVELVVELKEVTPLSIPASQCDEKNVNTSSLSVTKSSMDNQISKQQFVVPDSEANVPSMKNFSDNLETANSDEVWVGSSDGVSSLATCLSKEGKDTDLVRTNNCDKPKHTETEIAALNSERNNYPQSTLPESNLESSLLDPDGGNLSSSEPNCGSPTVISCNQSIMEKMEHRESNSSLQDHAGSASTKSSDILKFTVQDSKVSITSEEDGNFTFVVQPDADFSQKDSNKDLALFSNTQSFEQPQISTETSQGYLSEAVNESTSTISKTIVEDKSGKVSAQATKKVGISKGDAKEKSHDFRGKGRKRNPCSTSPVPERATRSKSQREGMQQCLSVETKTANPSCFPSVQTSNLPDLNTSAPSAQFHQPFTDLQQVQLRAQIFVYGSLIQGVLPDEACMVPAFGGSDGGRSLWERAWRASSERFYNLKSSSISSGTHLHHHSEQGISCSPLPGKVLDSPAGWKDSKVPSSAIQNSTVSLQSAFQSSSNDGLHSNITRGIHLESSQSLSPMHPYQTSQIKQYMTNSTPWLSQSPHPASWSFSSQSLPVDSTSQYSGMLVSEATPVTLVRDSSIPCASNMQLASAGTLLPNQDAAHVSAALVVPFETQNREATPVNAKNTFVSEKSRKRKKVSAPEELVPKFSVSQLQAESASAAFTTNNLPNSVGLSLSSNSLSTVTSTGLVSATTHPITMPYYQILGSGHTQQRVTFSKETCTQIEHSKLQAENASAYAAAAVRHGQVIWEQMVAQRKLGLASEVDQKLASAAAAAAAAASVAKAAAEVAKVASDAALQAKLMADDALNSSNTGITIKNSEISFDVGKNLLTSTPVSSSKGKDKIRGPCSIISEARETTRKRVEAASAAIKRAENLDAILKAAEMAAEAVSQAGTIIAMGDPLPFSISELVEAGPEGHWNIRCAAIKKGIETNGVHAGENLALDSTVDREVNTRNSIKQPLTCNEGQKVSIVEEMPPNNKKSLLLEENSEECELEDESRIVPTDGAARDAMQGSSIQKGSLVEVVADGDGLRGAWFSARVLDLKDGKAYVCYDGLSDEVNDKLKEWIPLESKSDQPPRIRVGHPVIVAKSEGTRKRRREAVGNFTWAIGDRVDAFIRDGWWEGIVTEKNQDDETKLTVHFPAGGSSSIVRAWNLRPSLIWKDGQWVEWSRAKERVTLEPYEVDTPHEKRQKLGRLDSKNKSEIGEEGTGTVSKNICADDSRKLEESGPPNLSERYETFAVGKNLGEDKNANALKVRRAGLQKDGSKVVFGVPKPGKKRKFMEVSKHYNTDKPEKSTERSDSIKFAKYLMPQASQLWRNTSKVDVKGRRVTNLNTRAPKALRSQNVQASSTVETDKPVTAMSVLNGGESSLVTTSSNEEKHSSMETGSFPHVLEKVDTAVIESSVQSVPGIPSSKKKSTTVVAEMEEKRRVLSAVDKFSRSEVKDSENPGTRSADVIEPRRSNRRIQPTSRLLEGLQSSLIVAKGPGVSQERAAKPLHRGVLTARGQSHG
- the LOC135652480 gene encoding uncharacterized protein LOC135652480 isoform X4; the encoded protein is MDCDDHDFQNENFQLIGEDNDGFPRSLQSYAPKFDIDDHFQTHLRFDSLAETGLLLGIQGEENNWIEEFSPRNSAIEFGSSASHTCSLSGHDINWSNAPSSESVQMLVKSVEKDEKVSPQIMNTEAEIHAIEDSAICATNAITHTDTGLLTDKLHNSILVSNENVEHHEVASQTPTDEKSEAGLAVSPSDQRFHSVAEVVASQCSAKEGLISSSGDVSKAYLVSSELLEVVRSMEPLDNTSTMSSSLDDRASAVNKDTEVSSNFVSHNIQNDISGLSTANAGMITEQLDNPLFSEQKMEECYVVDISKRSETLQSENKQNETSYNLYGDCKVNDQHFQDQVKNHVCDVKDSSELVSSAESLMLSNDISNSTVLMQNSGGLLEAFACQVQVSNKDSMAGDKSLTCTTEVPSLAMEKDGIVGRNSVGVDTENTRELSDIAEGPIDFRHDVHEYISEEGGVNPHAPATKDSIALEEERDLATSKAVINDNNCNELRRSDMAVEVTAMKAEIGTAGVDSDKDCKIDALISKKSDSIPIEKSAEGECLKSIVEKSITTEESSEDECLKSISENPTGKLDGKLDAPGHAILNEPCAALVDDTENKLSSPVHDKLDTSSLVAEHNEDNTIHSEEKESTAQLIDSSGTTLKDCSTVTEDTEISSFETQNNGMVMESDKNSIMDQAVADLHSGCLTLPSSDNSMILQRLHSEVELVVELKEVTPLSIPASQCDEKNVNTSSLSVTKSSMDNQISKQQFVVPDSEANVPSMKNFSDNLVAALNSERNNYPQSTLPESNLESSLLDPDGGNLSSSEPNCGSPTVISCNQSIMEKMEHRESNSSLQDHAGSASTKSSDILKFTVQDSKVSITSEEDGNFTFVVQPDADFSQKDSNKDLALFSNTQSFEQPQISTETSQGYLSEAVNESTSTISKTIVEDKSGKVSAQATKKVGISKGDAKEKSHDFRGKGRKRNPCSTSPVPERATRSKSQREGMQQCLSVETKTANPSCFPSVQTSNLPDLNTSAPSAQFHQPFTDLQQVQLRAQIFVYGSLIQGVLPDEACMVPAFGGSDGGRSLWERAWRASSERFYNLKSSSISSGTHLHHHSEQGISCSPLPGKVLDSPAGWKDSKVPSSAIQNSTVSLQSAFQSSSNDGLHSNITRGIHLESSQSLSPMHPYQTSQIKQYMTNSTPWLSQSPHPASWSFSSQSLPVDSTSQYSGMLVSEATPVTLVRDSSIPCASNMQLASAGTLLPNQDAAHVSAALVVPFETQNREATPVNAKNTFVSEKSRKRKKVSAPEELVPKFSVSQLQAESASAAFTTNNLPNSVGLSLSSNSLSTVTSTGLVSATTHPITMPYYQILGSGHTQQRVTFSKETCTQIEHSKLQAENASAYAAAAVRHGQVIWEQMVAQRKLGLASEVDQKLASAAAAAAAAASVAKAAAEVAKVASDAALQAKLMADDALNSSNTGITIKNSEISFDVGKNLLTSTPVSSSKGKDKIRGPCSIISEARETTRKRVEAASAAIKRAENLDAILKAAEMAAEAVSQAGTIIAMGDPLPFSISELVEAGPEGHWNIRCAAIKKGIETNGVHAGENLALDSTVDREVNTRNSIKQPLTCNEGQKVSIVEEMPPNNKKSLLLEENSEVGYLTLSECELEDESRIVPTDGAARDAMQGSSIQKGSLVEVVADGDGLRGAWFSARVLDLKDGKAYVCYDGLSDEVNDKLKEWIPLESKSDQPPRIRVGHPVIVAKSEGTRKRRREAVGNFTWAIGDRVDAFIRDGWWEGIVTEKNQDDETKLTVHFPAGGSSSIVRAWNLRPSLIWKDGQWVEWSRAKERVTLEPYEVDTPHEKRQKLGRLDSKNKSEIGEEGTGTVSKNICADDSRKLEESGPPNLSERYETFAVGKNLGEDKNANALKVRRAGLQKDGSKVVFGVPKPGKKRKFMEVSKHYNTDKPEKSTERSDSIKFAKYLMPQASQLWRNTSKVDVKGRRVTNLNTRAPKALRSQNVQASSTVETDKPVTAMSVLNGGESSLVTTSSNEEKHSSMETGSFPHVLEKVDTAVIESSVQSVPGIPSSKKKSTTVVAEMEEKRRVLSAVDKFSRSEVKDSENPGTRSADVIEPRRSNRRIQPTSRLLEGLQSSLIVAKGPGVSQERAAKPLHRGVLTARGQSHG